Part of the Aquimarina sp. MAR_2010_214 genome is shown below.
TTTTAAAGCCTCATAAGCTTTTAAAACTTGTGAGGCTATAGAGTTTTTATAAATGATATAATCAAGTTATTCTAATAACTCTTCTAGATTTTGTTCTATATACTGTGGTATAGCATTTATATCAATAATCTCATCAGACAGACCTTTTTTCTTTTCCTGTAGTTGCAATATTTTTTCTTCGATAGTATTCTTGGTAATAAATCGAGTTACCATTACATTATTGGTTTGTCCTATACGATGGGATCTGGCAATTGCTTGCTTTTCAATAAACGGATTCCACCATGGGTCTAATAATACTACATAAGATGCTTTGGTGAGGTTGAGTCCTACACCGCCAGCTTTTAGAGAAATAAAGAATAAAGATACCGCATCGTTTTTCTGAAACTCATATACCACCGCTTCTCTATCTGTACCTTTGGTCTGGCCAGTTAAGGTTACATAAGAAATATTATGTTCCCTGCACCATTCCTGGTATAAGTCAAGGTGAGATACAAAAGAACTGAATACAAGTACTTTTTTATTGGCTTTGACCAGTGTCTCAAGGTAATGTGTAACATCCTGAAATTTTCCTGATGGATCTTTTGTTTTATTGTCTATAAGTTTAGGATGATTTACAATCTGTCGAAGTTTGGTGAGTGTATTAAGAATATGGATCTTATTTGTTGATTCAGCATCAATACCTAGTAGTAGATTTCTGGCTGCTGATTTCTGAGATTCGTATTGCTTCTCCTGTTCAGGAAGCATTTCTGTATATATCGTTTGTTCTGATAATTTGGGAAGGTCTTTGGCAACCTGCTCTTTAGTTCTTCTCAGTATAAAAGGATCTATCAATGTTTTTAGCTCTTTGATACATTCTGGATCCTGATGTTTTTCTATCGGAATTTTAAAGCGATCCTTAAAAAATGGATAACTACCTAACATTCCCGGGTTAATAAATTCCATCTGAGACCAAAGATCAGATAATGAATTTTCTATTGGTGTACCACTCAGAGAAATCTTATGGGTAGTATGTATATTATTTATCGCCTGAAATATTTTAGACTCTTTGTTTTTGATTTGTTGACTCTCATCTGTGATCAGATAGGTGAAATTTATTTTTTCTAAAGCAGTAATATCTTTTGATACTGTAGTATAGGTAGTGAGAATAATATCGTAAGTCTCTAGATATGGAGTAATTTTTTTACGATCAGGGCCTATGTATTTAACAATATTAAGATGTGGAGCAAATTTTATTATTTCCTGTGCCCAATTAAATACCAAAGAAGAGGGGAGTACAATCAAAGCTTTGAGGTAGGTTTTTACTTCTAGAGGATCGATAAATAAGTCTAACCGAATTTTTTCAACCTTTTTATCTATGGGCTCTAGTTGTTCTTTTGCATAAACGAGCATCGCAATAGTTTGCAAGGTTTTCCCTAATCCCATATCATCTGCTAAGCAGGCACCTAATTTATTGTAATGATGATTGACCAACCATTGCACTCCTTTTTCCTGATATGGTCGTAATGTCGCTTTAAGTTTAGATGATGGTTCATA
Proteins encoded:
- a CDS encoding DEAD/DEAH box helicase, which encodes MDSLCICYNLVDHSLSKIPLLPEAYVVPITNGHLGYVEKQATPETLESYEIIFHDTPHEQLLEICSSLKIKALEQQFMPVKRRKSLTFSDVLKDPKINEVVLSYISKKLSVFYSLIVTNQYAITSNAQRKDPFENHKLSIGNTILKPILEFTKIDEGIEYAFSLKNKDTLIIPKNNDIQILLNEPSWIIVDKYLYQIENLNANKLKPFFDKEKITIAQKHIKIYLEKVIIPIIKNVDVITHGFDIITHQDIASYGIEIIRDFIQDTYVIKVIFEYDTILFDYNSTKTTVSNVHFKDDDQIQIIQTKRNPEAEQEIIDLLISKGLQVNNNLLLETKVSDDPFEILNWLTLNKEQLEADEFEIKLPLLDDRTVNIDAYTIEIGSQQENDWFDIKGVVAIGNQEIPFSKFITHIKQNNRFFPIGDDEVFIIPKEWMTRYKKLVDFGQIQDKNIRITKSNYILLKDIIPPEEISIEDATSHHYEPSSKLKATLRPYQEKGVQWLVNHHYNKLGACLADDMGLGKTLQTIAMLVYAKEQLEPIDKKVEKIRLDLFIDPLEVKTYLKALIVLPSSLVFNWAQEIIKFAPHLNIVKYIGPDRKKITPYLETYDIILTTYTTVSKDITALEKINFTYLITDESQQIKNKESKIFQAINNIHTTHKISLSGTPIENSLSDLWSQMEFINPGMLGSYPFFKDRFKIPIEKHQDPECIKELKTLIDPFILRRTKEQVAKDLPKLSEQTIYTEMLPEQEKQYESQKSAARNLLLGIDAESTNKIHILNTLTKLRQIVNHPKLIDNKTKDPSGKFQDVTHYLETLVKANKKVLVFSSFVSHLDLYQEWCREHNISYVTLTGQTKGTDREAVVYEFQKNDAVSLFFISLKAGGVGLNLTKASYVVLLDPWWNPFIEKQAIARSHRIGQTNNVMVTRFITKNTIEEKILQLQEKKKGLSDEIIDINAIPQYIEQNLEELLE